The DNA segment ATGTAAGACAAGAGGACATCAATGATATTCTTAATAATAGGGGGTGGTGGATGGAGGTCGTGCGGCAGCTGATGAGCCAATACCATCTCCCAGACATCCAGCAGATGAACATTCAGTCCTTTGAACATGGCCCTGAGCACCTTGTCACGCTGTAGCGAGCACCAGTCACTGTTGGTCAGCGCCACACGAAGCGTCATAGCTTTAGGGTTTGCAGTCCGGATTAAAACCAGAGTGTCTGGAGCTCTGTCCAGCAGCCGGACCACTGCCCTGCGGATGTTCTGCAGCCGCCGGATGTAGAGCTCGGTGGGGAAAGTGCTGAAGTGTGCCCAGATGCCAACAACTACAACAGTGTTGATACCTCCAACTACACGGTCTAGTTCATTGGCAATGTAGTGTAGTTCAATGGCTGGGACGCTGATAGAACGGACAGGGGGACCATGGAATTGGTATGTCACCAAAATGTTCTTTGCATTGTTTAAAGCTATGAAAGGTCCAACTCTGACTGAACTGTGCAGGTCAAACTGCTTGAGATCTAAAAGTATTACAGAAGGAAAGAATAGGTGAGTACAGTgtgaacaaaataaaagcttttcatTCAAGCTGATTTGTGTTCATTACTACCTGGTAGCGCTTTGTTGAGATATTCAAACCACTGTCTGATGGTAGAGTCTCCATACATGTGGACCACTTTGCCTTTCAGACATTGGTTGATAACAGAAGGAGTGTTGAACTGGCGGACTGTGGGGCCACTTATTGACTGCCACGTACCATTGTAGTAATAGCCAGTGGGTCCAGGCTGCACAATATTGCTCTTTACCTCTGGTTGATCTGATAAGAAGTTAAAGGATAAGGGGGGAAACATCTGGTATGATCTTGCTTAAAAGTCACTTATGGTTTATCTTCATCCCATAATAACAAGATGTACTACTAACAGTTAACAGCTTTAGTCTAGTCAGCAGTACTCTGCGCTTCCATCACTGTTCAAAAACTGGCCTGAATAAATGTCTACAGGAGGATGCTACCTTGAacaaaaaggtgtttttttgtttgtttttaacaaatgtttatttctcTAATTGGTTTACCTCTAATAATCTGTAgaatattcaaatttaaatggtTATTATGATTGAGATTATGATTAATATAGGCTGGGTGGTGGTAGAAGAAAGAATGGTGCATTACCTTTACTTTTTGGGAAGATGTTGACATTGGCAGGTCCTGAAGATTGAATGGAAACTTTCATGTTGATACCACTGACGAGAAGGATACATGAAAAATGTCTTACACACAGCATATgacaaaaaaatggaagaaaacttttaaaatcatttcatgATGAAACAACAGCAATCTAGCACTTATATGGGAAACAACTGCTTGGACATAAATACAGTTAGGTCCGTAAATATTTGGACAGTGACACGGTTTTCATAATTTTGGCTCTGTACACCACCACAatggatttgaaatgaaacaaccaAGGTGTGATTGAAGTGCAGACTTTCAGCTTTAATTCAAGCGGTTGGACAAAAATATGGTTTAATAATTTATGGAATTACAAGCATTTTTATGCACAGTCCACTTATTTCAGGGGCTCAAGAGTAATTGGACAAACAAAATAATCCTAAATAAAACCTTATTGAGAATCCTTTGCAGGTAATGACTGCCTGAGGTCTGGAACTCATGAACATCACCAAATGCTGAGTTTCCTTATTCGTAATGCTTTACCAGGCCTTAACTGCAGCTGTCCtcagttattttttgtttgtgggTCTCCCTGTCTATATTCAATGAATTGCTGAATTAATCTTCAGCAAGTGAAATGCATGTTTTATAGGGCTCAGATCAGGTGATTGATTTACCTATTGCAGAATAAATTTTGTATCATCTTAGACTTTAAACATCTCTAGATTCAATTCAGATTCATATATTTCTGCTCACTCACCTTTTAAAGAGATTCGACTCGTTAGCCTTGAGTTGTCCATTAAACCCGCCATTATAGTTGCTGATCCTGGTATCACAGCTCAGGTTCTTTGGCTTGTAGCAAAACCACGGCTCACCTGTAGTGAGGTCAGTGAAGTTACACAGTGGCTGCTGTGTTGGACGCAGGCAGACATTACACGTGGTAGTTTCAGAGACTGAGCCTGAGCGGAAGGCACTCTTGAAAAAAATCCGATCCGGCTGTTCTCTGGTTAGCCTTTGCAGCACCGTGATAGCTTCACTGGGGTGAACCAGTGTCACCTGATAGAACAGAGACCCAGGGTTCAACCCTATTATTTGACACTGTCACAGTACACATAGACAAATAAAGTGAGCATTACTAAAActtattttaaacttatttataacaattatatatattatattctcCTCTTTCTGTTAAAGTGATATGGTGATGCTGTAGTGCACAGCATGTGCCACTAGAGGTCAGTCTATACTGGTGGAACAGACAGCTGAACTGAGAAGATGATTCTTATCAGTTGGTCCAGAGTATGCCACAACATCAAGCTGGCATATAGAAATCCTAATCATCAAATGTTCCACTGCAATTCTGTCAAATTTCCTTGAAAGCCAGGCACGCAAATGGTGTGGAAAGGCGAAGAGATCGACTGCTTATGGCACTGCTTATGGCATCTGCTTGAACATGTGTTATcaacaaaatctttttttaaacaatgaagAGGTCAAAACTCCAGCATCACTTGTAGTATATTGAACaacttcattgtttttgtttagacTGAAACACCTTGGTCGAACAAGAGGGTTGTTATGTAATATACTACAAGAATTTCTGATGTTTTGACCTCTatagatttttttcattctccatgagtcttggaagtaggtgaagtttgTTAAATGATGAAACATGTTTAGATGCATCTGTTGTTGATTACTCTTGGACATATTAACTGACTGTATGAAAGATGTTACTACTAGATGATATTACTAAGGATTTTGAGTGGTAAATATGCCCCTATTACAATATAATTGCAAACTGCTTATGTGCtgtgtgaaagtgaaaagtTGACAGGCCTAGCAACAATACCCAAGGAGGGTGGGGCTTAGCTAAATGTCAGAAGATTGAAACAATTAGATTTAACATAGTCACCTCAACCTGTGCGCTTCCCTCCCAGAGTAAAGAAAATACAGCAGAGTAGGAGCCGTTGAGATGATCCAACACTTTCCCAGCCACACCTGCACCAAGTGCACGGTTGTGCAGGCGGGCAAGTAAGACGTCTCCACCAGACTTCTTGGGACGACCATGGAAGTCATACATTTTGATCATAACTTCCAGCTGATCCCCTACGTGCCACTGTTGTCCACCCTTCTCTGGGAGAATAGTGAATCTGCTGTGGGCAGGATCGGTGGTCTGCTCCAGGGAAAGAGAAGCTGACAAGGATGGAGTTTCAGGCCAAGCAATGGAGTCTAATAGGAGGCGTTCCTCCAGAGCATCCTCAGGGGACAACGGTTGGAAGCTGCAGAAGCGGTGTTGCTGGTAATGTTTTGGGACAGGGTAGGAGGAGTTCACTTTGTGCTGAAACAGGCAGGGGGTCAAGAGAGTGATGtgacaaggacacacacacacacatatatatatatgtatatatatatatatataaacaaaggtaatataaatgtactaaatggaaGATAATTCTGCTCATCAGATAATCAACTGAATATTTGTAGGGGTTGATGAGACAAGTTGATCAAAGAGTGCATAACTGCAACCT comes from the Scomber japonicus isolate fScoJap1 chromosome 23, fScoJap1.pri, whole genome shotgun sequence genome and includes:
- the LOC128385269 gene encoding NXPE family member 3-like codes for the protein MVRVCREMIVGFCSRKYAAIFLFLAVVFIYLLFNIDLEHKVNSSYPVPKHYQQHRFCSFQPLSPEDALEERLLLDSIAWPETPSLSASLSLEQTTDPAHSRFTILPEKGGQQWHVGDQLEVMIKMYDFHGRPKKSGGDVLLARLHNRALGAGVAGKVLDHLNGSYSAVFSLLWEGSAQVEVTLVHPSEAITVLQRLTREQPDRIFFKSAFRSGSVSETTTCNVCLRPTQQPLCNFTDLTTGEPWFCYKPKNLSCDTRISNYNGGFNGQLKANESNLFKSGINMKVSIQSSGPANVNIFPKSKDQPEVKSNIVQPGPTGYYYNGTWQSISGPTVRQFNTPSVINQCLKGKVVHMYGDSTIRQWFEYLNKALPDLKQFDLHSSVRVGPFIALNNAKNILVTYQFHGPPVRSISVPAIELHYIANELDRVVGGINTVVVVGIWAHFSTFPTELYIRRLQNIRRAVVRLLDRAPDTLVLIRTANPKAMTLRVALTNSDWCSLQRDKVLRAMFKGLNVHLLDVWEMVLAHQLPHDLHPPPPIIKNIIDVLLSYICPQNGS